The Zingiber officinale cultivar Zhangliang chromosome 9A, Zo_v1.1, whole genome shotgun sequence genome window below encodes:
- the LOC122019761 gene encoding defective in cullin neddylation protein AAR3-like isoform X2 has product MEPSAPHQFNIFQAFSAYSDIMSKAHLSGAKERLAILSRSLDSSGPTRDMLINQICNLMCCLDLSVGSHQFNLLYEFVFFICRENGQKSISVNRALAGWRLVLNGRFRLLDEWCNFVGMHQRHNILEDTWQQVLAFSRYVNEDLEGYDPTGAWPVLIDEFVEHIYRINKSNDCSSKDSTSADTNQQPCISNTFSGLNLHPGSKRKSKYLEVSEMSDNLARFKRLKQTSFNNNLGHLESDSSVSLIGGTSGNQDGMNKHTTHNCLHTSPCAVEDSLFKGSTRSIPSGCCFNFDPKARIYT; this is encoded by the exons ATGGAGCCGTCGGCGCCTCATCAATTTAACATCTTCCAGGCCTTCTCCGCGTACTCCG ACATCATGTCAAAGGCACACCTTTCAGGAGCAAAGGAAAGGTTAGCTATATTGTCAAGATCACTGGATTCTAGTGGGCCAACAAG GGATATGCTGATCAACCAGATCTGCAATCTTATGTGCTGTCTAGATTTATCT GTTGGTTCCCATCAGTTCAATTTGCTTTATGAATTTGTCTTCTTCATTTGTCGTGAAAATGGGCAGAAGAGTATCT CTGTAAATAGGGCCTTAGCAGGATGGAGGTTAGTTTTGAATGGAAGGTTTCGCTTGCTGGACGAATGGTGTAATTTTGTTGGG ATGCACCAACGACACAATATATTGGAAGATACTTGGCAACAGGTCTTAGCCTTCAGCCGCTATGTGAATGAAGATCTTGAAGGCTATGATCCAACAG GTGCTTGGCCTGTGCTTATTGATGAATTTGTTGAGCACATATACAG AATCAACAAATCAAATGATTGCAGCTCTAAAGATTCTACTTCTGCCGATACAAATCAGCAGCCTTGCATCTCCAACACATTTAGTG GATTGAATTTGCACCCTGGATCCAAGAGGAAATCAAAATATTTGGAAGTTTCGGAAATGTCAGACAATCTTGCAAGATTCAAGCGATTAAAGCAGACCTCCTTTAACAATAACCTCGGACATCTTGAATCTGATTCATCTGTTAGTCTGATTGGCGGTACATCAGGCAACCAAGATGGCATGAACAAGCACACTACACATAATTGTCTCCATACTTCCCCTTGTGCTGTGGAGGATAGCCTGTTCAAAGGTTCAACACGATCCATTCCTTCGGGCTGCTGTTTTAATTTCGATCCGAAAGCAAGGATTTACACATGA
- the LOC122019761 gene encoding defective in cullin neddylation protein AAR3-like isoform X1, whose product MEPSAPHQFNIFQAFSAYSDIMSKAHLSGAKERLAILSRSLDSSGPTRDMLINQICNLMCCLDLSVGSHQFNLLYEFVFFICRENGQKSISVNRALAGWRLVLNGRFRLLDEWCNFVGMHQRHNILEDTWQQVLAFSRYVNEDLEGYDPTGSAWPVLIDEFVEHIYRINKSNDCSSKDSTSADTNQQPCISNTFSGLNLHPGSKRKSKYLEVSEMSDNLARFKRLKQTSFNNNLGHLESDSSVSLIGGTSGNQDGMNKHTTHNCLHTSPCAVEDSLFKGSTRSIPSGCCFNFDPKARIYT is encoded by the exons ATGGAGCCGTCGGCGCCTCATCAATTTAACATCTTCCAGGCCTTCTCCGCGTACTCCG ACATCATGTCAAAGGCACACCTTTCAGGAGCAAAGGAAAGGTTAGCTATATTGTCAAGATCACTGGATTCTAGTGGGCCAACAAG GGATATGCTGATCAACCAGATCTGCAATCTTATGTGCTGTCTAGATTTATCT GTTGGTTCCCATCAGTTCAATTTGCTTTATGAATTTGTCTTCTTCATTTGTCGTGAAAATGGGCAGAAGAGTATCT CTGTAAATAGGGCCTTAGCAGGATGGAGGTTAGTTTTGAATGGAAGGTTTCGCTTGCTGGACGAATGGTGTAATTTTGTTGGG ATGCACCAACGACACAATATATTGGAAGATACTTGGCAACAGGTCTTAGCCTTCAGCCGCTATGTGAATGAAGATCTTGAAGGCTATGATCCAACAGGTA GTGCTTGGCCTGTGCTTATTGATGAATTTGTTGAGCACATATACAG AATCAACAAATCAAATGATTGCAGCTCTAAAGATTCTACTTCTGCCGATACAAATCAGCAGCCTTGCATCTCCAACACATTTAGTG GATTGAATTTGCACCCTGGATCCAAGAGGAAATCAAAATATTTGGAAGTTTCGGAAATGTCAGACAATCTTGCAAGATTCAAGCGATTAAAGCAGACCTCCTTTAACAATAACCTCGGACATCTTGAATCTGATTCATCTGTTAGTCTGATTGGCGGTACATCAGGCAACCAAGATGGCATGAACAAGCACACTACACATAATTGTCTCCATACTTCCCCTTGTGCTGTGGAGGATAGCCTGTTCAAAGGTTCAACACGATCCATTCCTTCGGGCTGCTGTTTTAATTTCGATCCGAAAGCAAGGATTTACACATGA
- the LOC122019760 gene encoding probable glucomannan 4-beta-mannosyltransferase 11 — protein sequence MEEGNVSTTEALGMAGEALGLFLPLLSAAEGLRRAAAAVVVPAMRAAVALCLAMSMMLVVEKLSMATVALYVKLSRRTPEKVYKWEPVPVPAAAEDAEVGSLAYPMVLVQIPMFNEREVYQISIAAVCSLSWPYDRLIIQVLDDSTDLTIRELVQEECQKWCKRGRSIHYISRDNRNGYKAGALKEAMELDYVKKCDYVAIFDADHEPPFDFLLRTIPFLMHNPGIALVQARWKFVNADQCLMTRIQEMSLNYHFKVEQQSGSTTMEFFGFNGTAGVWRIIAINEAEGWKERTTVEDMDLAVRATLQGWKFVYVGDLKVKSELPSNYKAYRYQQHRWACGPANLFKKMASDIIMAKKVSSVKKFFLIYNFFFARRIISHNVTFFFYCILIPASSFVPQVEIPKWGVFYIPLAITLLNSVGTPRSLHLILVWIFFESVMSLHRCKAVFIGLLEAGRVNEWVVTEKLGNSLKTKQIPADAKKLSNKFWERFHFLELGMGIFLLISACYNCAFRTNLYFIFIFPLSVSFLTMGAGYVGTCIPPT from the exons ATGGAAGAAGGCAACGTCTCCACCACCGAGGCCCTGGGCATGGCCGGCGAGGCCTTGGGTCTCTTCCTCCCCCTCCTCTCGGCGGCCGAGGGGCTGCGGCGGGCGGCGGCTGCGGTGGTGGTGCCGGCGATGCGGGCGGCTGTAGCGCTGTGCCTGGCCATGTCGATGATGCTGGTGGTGGAGAAGCTGTCGATGGCCACCGTCGCGCTCTACGTGAAGCTCAGCCGCCGGACGCCAGAGAAGGTGTACAAGTGGGAGCCGGTTCCGGTGCCGGCGGCGGCGGAGGATGCCGAGGTGGGGTCCCTCGCCTACCCCATGGTGCTCGTGCAAATCCCCATGTTTAACGAGAGAGAG GTTTACCAGATATCCATTGCAGCAGTGTGCTCCCTGTCATGGCCATATGACAGACTCATAATCCAAGTCCTTGATGACTCGACGGACCTGACAATTAGG GAACTGGTGCAAGAGGAATGCCAGAAATGGTGTAAGAGAGGAAGGAGCATACACTACATTTCAAGGGATAACAGAAATGGCTACAAAGCTGGGGCTCTCAAGGAAGCAATGGAACTCGACTATGTGAAGAAGTGTGATTATGTTGCGATCTTTGATGCTGATCATGAGCCGCCATTTGATTTCCTCCTCCGAACCATCCCTTTCCTCATGCACAATCCTGGCATCGCTCTTGTTCAAGCGCGTTGGAAGTTTG TGAATGCTGATCAATGCTTGATGACAAGGATTCAAGAGATGTCATTGAACTATCATTTTAAAGTGGAGCAACAATCCGGCTCAACGACTATGGAGTTCTTTGGATTTAATG GAACTGCTGGTGTTTGGAGAATCATAGCCATTAATGAAGCTGAAGGTTGGAAAGAAAGAACCACAGTGGAAGACATGGACTTGGCGGTCAGGGCAACCCTCCAAGGCTGGAAATTTGTTTATGTTGGAGATCTCAAG GTTAAAAGTGAACTACCAAGCAATTACAAAGCATACCGGTATCAGCAGCATCGTTGGGCCTGTGGACCTGCAAATTTATTCAAGAAAATGGCATCAGATATAATAATGGCCAAG AAGGTGTCTTCCGTGAAGAAATTCTTTTTGATCTACAACTTCTTCTTCGCAAGAAGGATAATATCACACAATGTCACATTCTTCTTCTACTGCATCCTCATCCCAGCTTCTTCCTTTGTACCTCAAGTCGAAATCCCAAAATGGGGAGTGTTCTACATTCCATTAGCCATCACCCTCCTTAATTcagttggaaccccaag GTCCCTTCATCTGATTTTGGTGTGGATTTTCTTCGAGAGCGTCATGTCCTTGCACCGATGCAAAGCTGTCTTCATTGGTCTTCTTGAAGCCGGAAGAGTGAATGAGTGGGTTGTCACCGAGAAACTTGGCAACTCATTGAAAACCAAACAAATTCCTGCAGATGCTAAGAAACTATCAAACAAGTTTTGGGAAAG GTTTCATTTCTTGGAGCTGGGAATGGGAATCTTCCTGTTGATATCTGCATGTTACAATTGCGCCTTCCGAACAAATCTTTACTTCATATTCATTTTCCCTCTGTCAGTATCATTCTTAACCATGGGAGCTGGTTATGTAGGCACTTGTATTCCACCAACATAG
- the LOC122018603 gene encoding myb-related protein 306-like isoform X1, whose amino-acid sequence MGRPPCCDKDGVKKGPWTPEEDILLVSYIQQHGAGNWRAVPTNTGIGLSRCSKSCRLRWTNYLRPGIKRGAFTEQEEKLIVHLQALLGNRWAAIASYLPERTDNDIKNYWNTHLKKKLRNKTEASEVTDRCGGATTRCGSSVSSSVPKAKGQWERCLQMDVEMAKRALSEALSMEDPVSSSTIRRGNSPLAPSTYAASTENISRLLEGWMKKKKKKTTSTTSPATSTSSQMSMSASNCIAPPPPTMFGFEEGSPETTTTAAAPFHLLESWLFDECVGGEEQQESFLSMVMN is encoded by the exons ATGGGGCGGCCGCCTTGCTGCGACAAGGATGGAGTGAAGAAAGGGCCTTGGACGCCGGAGGAGGACATCCTCTTGGTCTCCTACATCCAACAGCACGGCGCCGGCAACTGGAGGGCTGTTCCTACTAACACCGGTATAG GGTTGTCGAGGTGCAGCAAGAGCTGCCGGCTAAGGTGGACGAACTATCTCCGGCCAGGGATCAAGCGCGGTGCCTTCACCGAGCAAGAGGAGAAGCTCATAGTCCACCTCCAAGCTCTTCTGGGAAATCG GTGGGCGGCTATAGCTTCGTATCTTCCGGAGCGGACCGACAACGATATCAAGAACTACTGGAACACACACTTGAAGAAGAAGCTCCGGAACAAGACCGAAGCTTCCGAAGTCACAGACCGATGCGGGGGCGCTACTACTCGGTGCGGATCGTCGGTGAGTAGCTCCGTGCCGAAGGCCAAGGGCCAGTGGGAGAGGTGCCTCCAGATGGATGTCGAAATGGCGAAGCGCGCCCTTTCGGAAGCATTGTCCATGGAGGATCCAGTGTCTTCTTCCACAATTAGGCGCGGAAATAGCCCCCTCGCGCCGTCGACCTACGCCGCGAGCACCGAGAACATCTCGCGGCTCCTGGAAGGatggatgaagaagaaaaagaagaaaacaactaGCACCACTAGTCCAGCCACCTCCACCTCAAGCCAAATGAGCATGAGCGCCTCCAACTGCATCGCGCCGCCTCCGCCGACAATGTTTGGGTTCGAGGAGGGATCACCGGAGACGACGACGACGGCAGCTGCCCCCTTCCATCTCCTGGAATCCTGGTTGTTTGATGAGTGTGTTGGAGGGGAGGAGCAGCAAGAGAGCTTCCTCAGCATGGTGATGAACTAA
- the LOC122018603 gene encoding myb-related protein 306-like isoform X2: MGRPPCCDKDGVKKGPWTPEEDILLVSYIQQHGAGNWRAVPTNTGLSRCSKSCRLRWTNYLRPGIKRGAFTEQEEKLIVHLQALLGNRWAAIASYLPERTDNDIKNYWNTHLKKKLRNKTEASEVTDRCGGATTRCGSSVSSSVPKAKGQWERCLQMDVEMAKRALSEALSMEDPVSSSTIRRGNSPLAPSTYAASTENISRLLEGWMKKKKKKTTSTTSPATSTSSQMSMSASNCIAPPPPTMFGFEEGSPETTTTAAAPFHLLESWLFDECVGGEEQQESFLSMVMN, translated from the exons ATGGGGCGGCCGCCTTGCTGCGACAAGGATGGAGTGAAGAAAGGGCCTTGGACGCCGGAGGAGGACATCCTCTTGGTCTCCTACATCCAACAGCACGGCGCCGGCAACTGGAGGGCTGTTCCTACTAACACCG GGTTGTCGAGGTGCAGCAAGAGCTGCCGGCTAAGGTGGACGAACTATCTCCGGCCAGGGATCAAGCGCGGTGCCTTCACCGAGCAAGAGGAGAAGCTCATAGTCCACCTCCAAGCTCTTCTGGGAAATCG GTGGGCGGCTATAGCTTCGTATCTTCCGGAGCGGACCGACAACGATATCAAGAACTACTGGAACACACACTTGAAGAAGAAGCTCCGGAACAAGACCGAAGCTTCCGAAGTCACAGACCGATGCGGGGGCGCTACTACTCGGTGCGGATCGTCGGTGAGTAGCTCCGTGCCGAAGGCCAAGGGCCAGTGGGAGAGGTGCCTCCAGATGGATGTCGAAATGGCGAAGCGCGCCCTTTCGGAAGCATTGTCCATGGAGGATCCAGTGTCTTCTTCCACAATTAGGCGCGGAAATAGCCCCCTCGCGCCGTCGACCTACGCCGCGAGCACCGAGAACATCTCGCGGCTCCTGGAAGGatggatgaagaagaaaaagaagaaaacaactaGCACCACTAGTCCAGCCACCTCCACCTCAAGCCAAATGAGCATGAGCGCCTCCAACTGCATCGCGCCGCCTCCGCCGACAATGTTTGGGTTCGAGGAGGGATCACCGGAGACGACGACGACGGCAGCTGCCCCCTTCCATCTCCTGGAATCCTGGTTGTTTGATGAGTGTGTTGGAGGGGAGGAGCAGCAAGAGAGCTTCCTCAGCATGGTGATGAACTAA